The Bos indicus isolate NIAB-ARS_2022 breed Sahiwal x Tharparkar chromosome 28, NIAB-ARS_B.indTharparkar_mat_pri_1.0, whole genome shotgun sequence genome has a window encoding:
- the GPR15LG gene encoding protein GPR15LG: MRIPSALPTGKHLYLCCSIKFPGGPKGGLLQHSSLPRSRGSWLATMRLLILTSLLCILLLCLSVFSAEGRSHSKHHAKPGKGKPCCLRIPGPDLMTQKGHRTRNCRPCKLKSKHRFWVVPGALPQV, translated from the exons ATGAGAATTCCAAGTGCCCTGCCCACTGGGAAACACCTCTATCTCTGCTGCTCTATAAAGTTCCCAGGTGGCCCCAAGGGAGGACTTCTGCAGCACAGCAGCCTCCCCAGGTCGCGAGGTTCCTGGCTCGCCACCATGAGGCTTCTAATCCTCACCAGCCTGCTCTGCATCCTGCTTCTCTGCTTGTCCGTCTTCTCCGCAGAAG GGAGAAGTCACTCGAAGCATCATGCCAAGCCCGGAAAAGGCAAGCCCTGCTGTCTCCGAATTCCTGGCCCTGACCTGATGACCCAGAAAG GACACCGTACGAGAAACTGCAGACCATGCAAACTCAAGTCAAAGCACCGCTTTTGGGTGGTTCCTGGGGCACTCCCACAGGTGTAG